Proteins encoded together in one Apus apus isolate bApuApu2 chromosome Z, bApuApu2.pri.cur, whole genome shotgun sequence window:
- the FST gene encoding follistatin, which yields MLNQRIHAGMLLLLMFLCHFMEDHTVQAGNCWLRQARNGRCQVLYKTDLSKEECCKTGRLTTSWTEEDVNDNTLFKWMIFNGGAPNCIPCKETCENVDCGPGKKCKMNKKNKPRCVCAPDCSNITWKGPVCGLDGKTYRNECALLKARCKEQPELEVQYQGKCKKTCRDVLCPGSYTCVVDQTNNAYCVTCNRICPEPTSPEQYLCGNDGITYASACHLRKATCLLGRSIGLAYEGKCIKAKSCEDIQCSAGKKCLWDFKVGRGRCALCDELCPESKSEEAVCASDNTTYPSECAMKEAACSMGVLLEVKHSGSCNSINEDPEDEEEDEDQDYSFPISSIIEW from the exons ATGTTAAATCAGAGAATCCACGCGGGCATGCTCTTACTCCTGATGTTTCTGTGCCACTTCATGGAAGATCACACAGTGCAGG ctGGGAACTGCTGGCTCCGGCAGGCGAGGAACGGCCGCTGCCAGGTCCTCTACAAAACCGACCTCAGCAAGGAGGAGTGCTGCAAGACCGGCCGCCTGACAACTTCGTGGACGGAAGAGGACGTCAATGACAACACGCTTTTTAAGTGGATGATTTTTAATGGGGGAGCCCCGAACTGCATCCCGTGCAAAG AAACATGCGAGAATGTGGACTGTGGACCCGGgaagaaatgtaaaatgaacAAGAAGAACAAACCTCGGTGTGTTTGTGCTCCGGATTGCTCTAATATCACTTGGAAGGGCCCCGTGTGTGGCTTAGATGGGAAAACCTACAGGAACGAGTGTGCCCTTCTCAAAGCCAGATGTAAAGAACAGCCCGAACTCGAAGTCCAGTATCAGGGCAAATGCAAAA AGACCTGTAGGGATGTTTTATGCCCAGGCAGCTACACATGTGTGGTTGACCAAACTAACAACGCCTACTGCGTGACATGTAATCGAATTTGCCCAGAGCCTACCTCCCCTGAACAGTATCTCTGTGGGAATGACGGGATAACTTATGCCAGTGCCTGCCACCTGAGGAAAGCTACTTGCCTACTGGGAAGATCCATTGGATTAGCCTACGAAGGAAAATGCATCA AAGCCAAATCCTGTGAAGACATTcagtgcagtgctgggaagaaaTGCTTGTGGGATTTTAAGGTTGGCAGAGGTCGGTGTGCTCTCTGCGATGAGCTGTGCCCTGAAAGCAAGTCAGAAGAGGCAGTCTGTGCCAGCGATAACACAACTTACCCAAGCGAGTGTGCCATGAAAGAGGCAGCTTGTTCCATGGGTGTGCTTTTAGAAGTAAAGCACTCTGGATCTTGCAACT CCATTAATGAAGATCCagaggatgaagaggaagatgaagacCAGGACTACAGCTTTCCTATATCTTCCATTATAGAGTGGTAA